One Ureaplasma urealyticum serovar 8 str. ATCC 27618 genomic window carries:
- a CDS encoding ABC transporter permease — MAKFGQYLKEKSKSLTSSFVDELVSDAPNKFLQPFQHQQWKIIGNLIEFRDNAYMGGRPRPFREFANRYGRSFSGLIGLAIIIILFILAIIIPFTTGSPTELRPNQRYLDYFTDGFIFGTDNNGRDLWAMLWWGLRYSLGIAIIVTAIELVVGVTLGILMGYFEMFDKIMTFIIKILTNVPTIIILMILTIILKPSFGVMIFAISFSGWIAMANQMRSQVKRARSFLWVAASKTLGTKAWRIIWNFLPILVPMMITQLVFSIPGAILAESSLAFIGLSLPNTPTLGNLIADGSSIITLYPRFTLIPSFLLVCLVASIQLVGGATQDALRRQR, encoded by the coding sequence ATGGCTAAGTTTGGACAATATTTAAAAGAAAAATCAAAAAGTCTCACTTCATCATTTGTTGATGAATTAGTTTCTGATGCACCAAATAAATTTTTACAACCTTTTCAACATCAACAATGAAAAATTATTGGTAATTTAATTGAATTTAGAGATAATGCATACATGGGTGGCCGTCCACGTCCATTCCGTGAATTTGCCAACCGTTATGGGCGTTCTTTTTCAGGATTGATTGGATTAGCAATTATTATTATTTTATTTATATTAGCAATTATTATTCCTTTTACAACAGGGTCACCAACTGAACTTCGTCCTAATCAACGTTATTTAGATTATTTTACAGATGGCTTCATTTTTGGGACTGACAATAATGGGCGCGATCTATGAGCAATGTTATGATGAGGGTTACGTTATTCATTGGGGATTGCAATCATTGTAACAGCTATTGAATTAGTTGTTGGGGTAACCTTAGGAATCTTAATGGGTTATTTTGAAATGTTTGATAAGATTATGACTTTCATTATTAAAATCTTAACAAACGTTCCAACTATTATTATCTTAATGATCTTAACAATTATTCTAAAACCATCATTTGGAGTAATGATCTTTGCGATTTCATTCTCAGGATGGATTGCAATGGCGAACCAAATGCGTTCACAAGTAAAACGTGCTCGTAGTTTCTTATGAGTAGCTGCCTCAAAAACATTAGGAACAAAAGCATGAAGAATCATTTGAAATTTCTTACCAATTTTAGTACCAATGATGATTACACAATTAGTGTTTAGTATACCAGGAGCAATTTTAGCCGAATCATCACTTGCTTTCATTGGTTTATCATTACCAAATACACCAACATTAGGTAATTTAATTGCTGATGGTTCATCAATTATTACTTTATATCCACGATTTACCTTAATTCCATCATTTTTACTAGTTTGCTTAGTTGCTTCAATTCAA